One genomic segment of Gadus chalcogrammus isolate NIFS_2021 chromosome 3, NIFS_Gcha_1.0, whole genome shotgun sequence includes these proteins:
- the eri2 gene encoding ERI1 exoribonuclease 2 isoform X2: protein MYRELPHTSFYNRVNFDRTKGISNINCACRMVLSMSTKKLAKELGLLRKRRQATENKAFIVCNQIFSYLIVIDFESTCWREKNNYGQEIIEFPAVLLNTSTGEIDSEFHTYVQPQEHPVLSEFCTELTGITQRQVEAGIPLHICLSRFSRWLQALQLQKGLTLPGERSSSTSSALQKPCAFVTWSDWDLAVCLQYECKRKQLHKPDVLNSWIDLRATYRLFYSRKPKGLNGALQDLGIQFSGREHSGLDDSRNTAQLALRMMRDGCVMKLTRTQERVSGCLTTRPLFPPLLTAPLLVSPKNHARRQ, encoded by the exons ATGTACCGCGAACTACCTCACACCAGTTTCTACAATCGTGTCAACTTCGATAGAACGAAGGGTATCTCAAATATAAATTGTGCATGCCGCATGGTTTTAAGCATGTCGACAAAGAAATTGGCTAA AGAATTGGGATTACTGAGGAAGCGCCGCCAGGCCACCGAAAATAAGGCATTTATTGTCTGTA atCAAATATTCTCATACTTGATTGTGATTGACTTTGAGTCCACATGctggagagagaaaaacaattaTGGCCAAGAAATAA TTGAGTTTCCTGCTGTTCTACTCAACACGTCCACGGGGGAAATAGACTCCGAGTTCCATACCTACGTCCAGCCACAGGAGCATCCAGTTCTCTCTGAATTCTGCACTGAGTTGACTGGCATTACACag AGGCAGGTGGAAGCAGGGATTCCCCTCcacatctgtctctctcggttCAGTCGCTGGTTACAGGCCCTGCAGCTTCAGAAAGGGTTGACCTTACCAGGGGAACGATCATCATCCACTTCTTCAGCCCTTCAAAAGCCTTGTGCCTTTGTCACATGGTCCG acTGGGACCTTGCCGTGTGCCTGCAGTATGAGTGTAAGCGCAAGCAGCTCCACAAACCTGATGTGCTTAACAGCTGGATCGACCTCCGAGCCACCTACAGA CTTTTTTACAGTAGAAAACCCAAAGGGCTGAATGGGGCGTTACAAGATTTAGGGATCCAGTTTTCCGGACGAGAGCATTCTG GTCTGGATGATTCCCGTAATACTGCTCAGCTGGCATTGAGGATGATGAGGGATGGCTGTGTGATGAAGCTCACCAGAACGCAGGAGAGGGTGAGTGGCTGCCTGACAACCCGTCCGCTCTTCCCCCCGCTACTAACCGCTCCACTGCTTGTCTCCCCAAAGAATCATGCCAG GCGCCAATGA
- the LOC130379548 gene encoding RNA exonuclease 5-like, giving the protein MIPPTLSCSSRKRKENTSTKPQESKKMKRKMTDADRVVHHIPRISVPFAHLQQQVTLDMLTELLHFAALGKINGAKQPSWCHLHHQKNIQGVNIVVLNGLSQCLFYQHFLTLQHLRTNYNTRLTFTPSATDLPSGIFSSKVPESVSSCFAQRDQESNQLRDVMRLHPIIRTFGTEVKGLTAYTLPQEEMIKKHFPVKGMPGFEDFVSTESDDCVTDRSPLYGVDCEMCLTKQGYELARVSLVDSSGKCLLDDLVRPPNRILDYLTRFSGITAAMLRPVTTVVKDVQVKLLRLLPRDAVLVGHSLENDLRALKLIHPHVIDTALLYKKEFGQRFKLKVLAEAVLGKQIQTEEQNGHDPMEDASAALELAQYFIKAGPRKVVECHIDELWGESLTVSTPTDVQPAPSSRFADVLQKSGQTVTFIGKRADITINPSNQQWHSSDKEVLASFRRQTAWLSFSLVQFSSVSEHMKNSGLQQEHHHQRLRAHLRQMCVVFVGPFPSGFGEREVKRLFRCCGAVKRIRMLPTSHRMHAEIEFRLLEGAVLAVQTLSGHIVHGQHIRVQRPVNESTLDLDLTLDALKEDPLNVNHVHVMRLKPIVNPSHILPHTNGPMPVPNAPGSNPTDNDTKPGENWTTTIDAYNSKVAASINETLMNGYNQLPQGPPACALSENELNEVFGHFGVVENILRPSKPNGRRARHASIKFQSPECAAAALGSSEELRDQRYLVCPSLTPGHLRSWAQETTTDHNSFSNNTITENNPLDGKMEGVMKKLDDRLRKLFKSLPDRTLSVVVLPGQSSLNGHYPGLCFLEVKNVSL; this is encoded by the exons ATGATCCCGCCGACACTGTCCTGCTCGTccaggaaaagaaaagaaaacacatcaaCGAAACCAcaagaaagtaaaaaaatgaaaaggaagATGACAGACGCCGATCGTGTTGTTCATCACATCCCGAGGATCTCTGTGCCATTCGCTCACCTGCAGCAACAGGTGACATTGGATATGCTAACAGAACTGCTGCACTTCGCTGCTCTGGGGAAAATCAACGGTGCCAAACAACCTAG TTGGTGCCATCTCCATCACCAGAAGAACATACAAGGGGTGAACATTGTTGTCCTCAATGGCCTTTCCCAGTGTCTTTTTTACCAACACTTCTTGACTCTGCAACATCTCAGAACCAACTACAACACA AGGCTCACTTTCACTCCATCGGCTACTGATTTACCATCTGGAATCTTCAGCAGTAAAGTGCCTGAATCTGTGAGTTCATGCTTTGCTCAAAGGGACCAGGAAAGCAATCAGCTCAGAGATG TGATGAGACTGCATCCGATAATCAGGACGTTTGGAACAGAGGTGAAGGGGCTCACAGCATACACTCTCCCACAGGAAGAGATGATCAAAAAACACTTCCCTGTGAAAG GCATGCCGGGCTTTGAGGACTTTGTGTCTACAGAGAGTGATGACTGTGTAACAGACAGAAGTCCTCTCTATGGAGTGGACTGTGAGATG TGTTTAACTAAACAGGGGTACGAGTTGGCCCGCGTCTCTCTGGTGGATAGCAGTGGCAAATGTTTGCTGGACGACCTGGTGCGACCTCCAAACCGTATCCTCGACTATCTCACCAG GTTTTCCGGAATTACCGCGGCCATGTTGCGGCCAGTCACCACCGTCGTCAAGGATGTTCAAGTAAAGCTTCTGAGGCTGTTGCCCAGGGATGCAGTCCTGGTCGGACATTCACTGGAAAATGACCTCAGGGCTCTTAAA TTGATTCATCCCCATGTGATCGACACCGCACTGCTTTACAAGAAAGAATTTGGACAGCGGTTTAAACTCAAGGTCCTAGCTGAGGCTGTTCTAGG GAAGCAAATCCAAACCGAAGAGCAGAATGGTCATGACCCTATGGAGGATGCTTCTGCTGCTCTGGAGTTGGCCCAGTATTTTATTAAGGCAGGACCTCGAAAG GTTGTAGAGTGCCATATCGATGAGTTATGGGGAGAGAGTCTCACTGTATCTACGCCCACTGATGTTCAACCTGCCCCAAGTAGCAG GTTTGCTGATGTGCTCCAAAAGTCTGGACAGACGGTGACCTTCATTGGAAAACGCGCTGACATCACCATTAATCCATCCAATCAGCAGTGGCACAGCTCAGACAAGGAG GTCCTGGCCTCCTTCAGAAGACAGACGGCATGGCTATCGTTCTCATTGGTGCAGTTCTCTTCAGTCTCAGAACACATGAAGAACTCCGGCCTACAACAggaacaccaccaccaaaga TTACGTGCACATCTGAGGCaaatgtgtgtggtgtttgtggggCCGTTCCCATCTGGGTTCGGGGAGAGGGAAGTGAAGAGGCTGTTTCGCTGCTGTGGAGCTGTGAAGCGCATCAGAATGCTACCTACCTCGCACAGG ATGCATGCAGAGATTGAGTTTAGGCTTCTGGAGGGGGCTGTGCTGGCAGTCCAAACACTAAGTGGACACATTGTGCATGGACAGCACATTCGG GTCCAGAGGCCGGTCAATGAGTCCACATTGGACCTTGATTTAACCCTTGATGCCCTGAAGGAGGACCCCCTCAACGTGAACCATGTCCACGTTATGAGGCTCAAACCTATCGTGAACCCCTCCCACATACTGCCTCACACGAATGGACCCATGCCAGTACCAAATGCTCCAGGTTCAAATCCGACGGATAATGACACGAAACCAGGCGAAAATTGGACCACGACGATAGATGCTTACAATTCAAAGGTGGCTGCTTCCATCAATGAGACTCTAATGAACGGTTACAATCAGCTTCCTCAAGGTCCTCCTGCCTGTGCACTGTCTGAGAATGAGCTCAACGAGGTATTTGGCCACTTCGGTGTGGTCGAGAACATCCTGCGGCCCAGCAAACCCAATGGAAGACGAGCAAGACATGCAAGTATAA AGTTTCAGAGTCCAGAgtgtgcagcagcagccctgggTTCTTCTGAGGAGCTCAGGGACCAGAGGTACCTCGTCTGTCCCTCTCTTACCCCGGGTCACCTGCGGTCATGGGCCCAAGAGACCACAACAGACCACAACAGCTTTAGCAACAACACCATTACGGAGAACAACCCATTG gaTGGAAAAATGGAGGGCGTGATGAAGAAGTTGGATGATCGCCTGAGAAAACTTTTTAAATCCCTCCCAGACCGCACCTTGTCTGTTGTAGTTCTTCCTGGACAATCTAG CCTCAATGGCCATTATCCTGGTCTGTGCTTCCTGGAGGTCAAGAATGTCTCCTTGTGA